Genomic segment of Ignavibacteriales bacterium:
ATAAAATTGTTTTATCTGTTTTCAATTAAGCCGGTTGCTCTTTCCTTGATTTAAGATGAAGTAGAATATTGCATTAAAGAACTTAAAAAGAACGACATAAAAAGAATGACGGCAATAATGCTCAATACTATGAGTACTAATTGTATAATAATTAGGATTTTGACAATACGGAAATATTTTCCTTGTGATTCAAAACCCAAACGAAGCGCAGCAGCGTTGTTGGTAGTTTTAAAAATTAAAAATTGATCTGCTGCCTCTCGAATCCGTATTCCGATAAAAATCATTGGCACACCGATTATCGCACCGATGATAGTTAAACAATTAATTGTGCCGTAAATGATTGTAAACATTCCCACGAATCTCATATCCTTTGTCATTGATTCAAATGCATACTGAAAAGGGCTTGGCGGTTTAATTGTGGTATTGGAATCCGGATTTAATTCATCAAGGTGTTCCATAACAATTCTCCAATTTAAATTAAAGACCGGTTAAGAATAAAAATGAAAAAATGTGGAGCTGAAGGGATTCGAACCCTCGACCTATTCGTTGCGAACGAATCGCTCTCCCAACTGAGCTACAGCCCCAATAATATACATTTTAATTTCGGTGTTTTTAATTAACTATTCAACTTATAAATAAAAAAGCCAGATGTTACTCTGGCTTTACCAAAACATTGTGCAAAATTATTTTGCCAATTAGCTCTTTCTTATTTTCTTTTTATAGCAAAACCTGTTACTTGATAACCTGGAACTGATAACACTCCATTTTGTGAATATATAATATCTGCAGTAAATTTTATTACAGCATTTGCGCCCATTTTTACTGCTATGTTATACATTTCTTCAATAACATCAGATGGACTAACTTTTTCAACTAGCCAAGATTTGCCTTCGGCATAAACTATAAAATAACCGTCAGATGATGATGCTCCCAATGATTTCTTAACACCCGGAATTATTGATGCTTTTAATAACCCAATCCCTTCATATTCTCCATTATATGTTTCAGTCGTAAAAAGAAATCTTTTTGCAGCATATTGAGAAAAATCAAATCCGGTAACAAGAACTGAACGTTGAATTTCTTCGATTGTAGAACAAGCTGTAGTTATTAATAAAGCAAAAAAGAAGAAATATTTTTTTCATCCCTCCCTCAATTTTATGTTTATTAAAAACTAACAAAGAAATATCATTCAATCAAAATCAATTATAACCCAAAGTCTTTTGATATTAATTATTGAGCAATTTTGTTGCATTTTCTTATTGACCATAAAAATATATTCCCTTATTTTTTAATCGGTTTAGTAAAACGTTTCCGTTTATAAAACAGTATACTCCAGCCGAGTATTAGACCTTTCCATTACTGATATTATATTTTAAAAATTTAATGGAGGTTGTTATGAAAAGAATTTCTTTTCTTCTTTTCCCTTTACTGCTTTTATCCTTTTTTGTTTTCAGTTGTGATACAGCTCCAACTAATGTAAATCAAGATGTCACCCAACCTGTAAACCAGAAGATATCGCTTGCTAAAAAAGGTGACTGTACTACTATTCAGTCTGGTACATTACTTGCCTCTGATGGCTCTGTAATTAAAACTGGATATGACAAATGGGGTTACAACTATCAGGCGATGATGTTTAATGGCAAGTACTGTGATTCTTATAGAAATGCTGATTGGTGTCAAGAGTGGAAAGATGTTAACCTACAAATGAATTGGAATGAAGCATGGCTCTCTAATAAAGATTGCGACGGTGACGGATTGTTAGATCGGCATTTTGGTTTTGCCAGTTATAGAGGTTCAGGTGCATGGATAACAAATCATCAATCAGGTACATATATTTGGGATGGTAAAACATATAAATGGTCAGATTTTGTAAAGATAATAGCAGTTCCTCTTAATGCTAATCTAGTTGGTGGAGTATGGTATAATGCTGATGGGACTGAAATTGGACCATCTATTTGGGGAGATTTTGCAATCATTCAAGAAGTATATAATGATTCAGGTACTGGTGACCACGGACTACTTTATAAGAGTCCTGACCATGCAGGTTTTGGTGGATGGTAATATTTTTAAGGGGAAATAAGAAACAACAAACTTGTTTCCCCTTTTTCTCTAATATTATTTTTTGATGTATCTTGGTGTAAGTTGTTTAACAAGTTTATTGATGCTCTTAAATCTTCGGTTCTAAGTAGAATAAAAAAAGCCAGAGGTTAGTCTGGCTTCTTAAATTTACCATTTAAGAAAAATCACTTCAACAAAATCATCTTCTTGGTTTGAGTGAAATCTCCAGCTTGTATTTTGTAAAAATAGACTCCATTCGGTAAGTCCGAAGTATCAAAATTAACCGAGTACGTTGATGCTGATAATTGCTTATTAACTAATTCAGCAATCTTTTCACCAACGGTATTATAAACATGAAGACTTACAAAAACCTCTTCTGGAATACTAAATTGAATTACTGTACTTGGATTAAAAGGATTGGGGTAATTTTGAAATAAGAAATAATTAGTAGGGATTTCATTTTCCTTATTATCAATCGATGACATAATAGGTCCCCAAACACCAGAACAAATTGTACCATACATATTAGCACTATAAGTACCTGAAACTTCGTTGCCAGACTGATTAAAAGTACCAATGATGGTCATTGTTTGACTTGTTCCAAGTGAGGTGACTATCGAGAATATTCTATCTGTTATGGCCCAACCACCAGTTCTCATACTGTGTATTGAGCCTGAAACATATGTTACACCATCGCAATGGAAGTTTGACCATGTGTAAATAATATCCGATATACACATTCCCCCGCATGCAACAGTAATAACAAATTGACCAAAACCGGTAGGGACAGTCCAATCACCAGTTCTTGGCTGAGCAATATTTTTTTCAAATCCGTAAAGCTGTAAAATGATTAATACGACGCAGCATTTCTTCAAAAATTGTTTTAGTGTTTTCATAGCTTTCTCCTTTACACAATTACAAAACATTACAATAAGAATTGTTTTGTTAGTTGATAATATTTCAAAATATCAACTGAATGTTTTGATTAAGGTTTACCTTGGGAGAAGCACAAATGAGGGAAGAGAGAATTGTTCTTAGAACATCAGAACGTTTCGCTCAAGGTTGAAATTATTTTACAATAAAAGTTATGTAATTGTTATTTCAAAATAAAGTATAGTGCTTTGTATATATTCAAACCTAGTTGAAATTTGATAAAAGAAAAAAAGAGAGACTCCAATAGAAATATTAAATTGTTATTGCAGACAACAAAAAACTAAAAGGAAACACTCGGGAGGAAGGATAGTAAAATGGGAAAAGAAAGTCTTGATCTTGGAAGAAAGATAAGTTACATTTTATACAGATTTCGGATGATAGTTTTCAAAATCACTTGAAAATTATACTAATCTGAAAAGGAGGATTGCTATGAAAAAGGCGATTGCTCTGTTAACACTTACCATTTTCTCGTTTGTTTCCATCAATAGTTCAGAATCAATTTCTATTAAGTCATCTTCAGATTTAATAATTCAAACCGCTAAAACGCAGATCAACGCTGGCCATGATTTAATTGAAGGCTATAACAAACTAATTAGCGATAAAAATTTGAAGAGCGGACTTCACACAATATTGAAAAGTGCAAATGGAACTATGTATTGTGTAAAGCTAAAGGATGGTAAGGTTGATAAGTTAATTGTTACTTCAAGCGAAGGGAATCAGATTAAACCAAAAATTATTAAAAGTAGCGGCAAAAACAATCAGTGCACGGTTTGTGCTGCTATATCTAAAAAGCCGCTTATTGAAGAATGTTGGGAATGGTTTTGCAACTAGGCAGTGCGATGCTATTTAATTTGATTTACCTTTTGGGTTGAGATAAGTGTTTTGAATTATTTGTTATCTGATCGGCAGAGATTTCAAAACTTGAGGGGATTTATTGCTCATCAGCAAAGATAAAATCCTTTACTTAAAAAAATTTTTGTTTGAATACAGACCCACCATCTTAGAATTGTTTCCTTTTTCTTTTCAATAAATCTCCATATATCATTTGACCGATCACCGCATTCTTTATTAGATTAAATAAAGAAAATCAAAAAGAAAGGAATTAAAAATGGAATACACATTTCTTGGTAGAACCGGATTAAAGGTTAGCAAAATTTGTCTTGGCACAATGAACTTTGGTCCTTACACAAACGAGAATGATAGTTTTAGTATTATGAACAAAGCGTTGGAACTGGGAATTAATTTTTTCGATACTGCAAATGTTTACGGTGCAATGTGGGATCCAAACGGAGTCGGCAACACGGAAAAAATAATCGGGCGGTGGTTGGCGGAGGATAAATCCCGCCGAAATAAAATTGTGCTAGCAACAAAAGTTTACGGTAGTATGGGTAAGGCGTCCAATGAATCAAAACTTTCTGCGTATCATATTCGTAAAGCATGTGAAGACAGCTTAAAACGATTGCAAACCGACCACATTGATCTTTATCAAATGCATCACATTGACCGCGACACACCGTGGACGGAAATCTATCAAGCGATGGAACAACTTGTGCGAGAAGGAAAGATCACTTATATGGGAAGCAGTAACTTTGCCGCTTGGAATATTGCAGAAGCTCGGATGATTGCAGATCAAAGAAATTTTTTAGGAATTGTTTCCGAGCAAAGTATCTACAGTTTACGGAATCGCCATATCGAATTAGAAGTTATTCCTGCTTGTAAACATTTTGGCGTTGGATTAATTCCATGGAGTCCAATGGGCGGCGGAATCTTATGCGGCGTACTTGAAAAAGTAAAAGAAGGCAGAAGAACAGGGGAACCGTTACAAAAATCAGCCGAGAAACTTCGTCCGCAAATTCAAGCTTATGAAAATTTATGCAAAGAGATCGGACAAAAACCGGCTGATGTTGCTCTTGCATGGGTTCTTAATAATCCGGTTGTAACTTCACCAATAGTTGGACCAAGAACGATTCAGCAATTAGAAGAAAACATAAATGTGTTGGAATTAAAATTAACCGATGAAACTCTAAAAAAATTAGATGAGATTTGGCCGGGTCCCGGCAATCAAGCACCGGAAGCATATGCGTGGTAAAGCAGCTATCGGCAGTCAGCTGTCGGCTTTCACTTTTTAACATTTATTAAATTGGTTGGAGTAAATTATTTTTTTAATTTTTAGTCAAGAGTCTCACAAATGAATTTGGAGAATAAATGAAATATCAAAAGGTAATTCTGATTCTACTTCTTGCAGTAGTTGGATTTGTGTTTAACTTTTCCAACATAGATGCACAAAAGAAAAAACTTACCTACAAACAAGTTTATGAAAGCAGTGGAATGCGTGGAATGGGTATGATGCGCGGCGGTTCTCTCGGCTGGGTTGATGAAAATAATTATCTTGAGATGAAAGCCGATC
This window contains:
- a CDS encoding DUF5362 domain-containing protein; amino-acid sequence: MEHLDELNPDSNTTIKPPSPFQYAFESMTKDMRFVGMFTIIYGTINCLTIIGAIIGVPMIFIGIRIREAADQFLIFKTTNNAAALRLGFESQGKYFRIVKILIIIQLVLIVLSIIAVILFMSFFLSSLMQYSTSS
- a CDS encoding T9SS type A sorting domain-containing protein translates to MKTLKQFLKKCCVVLIILQLYGFEKNIAQPRTGDWTVPTGFGQFVITVACGGMCISDIIYTWSNFHCDGVTYVSGSIHSMRTGGWAITDRIFSIVTSLGTSQTMTIIGTFNQSGNEVSGTYSANMYGTICSGVWGPIMSSIDNKENEIPTNYFLFQNYPNPFNPSTVIQFSIPEEVFVSLHVYNTVGEKIAELVNKQLSASTYSVNFDTSDLPNGVYFYKIQAGDFTQTKKMILLK
- a CDS encoding aldo/keto reductase — protein: MEYTFLGRTGLKVSKICLGTMNFGPYTNENDSFSIMNKALELGINFFDTANVYGAMWDPNGVGNTEKIIGRWLAEDKSRRNKIVLATKVYGSMGKASNESKLSAYHIRKACEDSLKRLQTDHIDLYQMHHIDRDTPWTEIYQAMEQLVREGKITYMGSSNFAAWNIAEARMIADQRNFLGIVSEQSIYSLRNRHIELEVIPACKHFGVGLIPWSPMGGGILCGVLEKVKEGRRTGEPLQKSAEKLRPQIQAYENLCKEIGQKPADVALAWVLNNPVVTSPIVGPRTIQQLEENINVLELKLTDETLKKLDEIWPGPGNQAPEAYAW